From the genome of Hathewaya histolytica, one region includes:
- a CDS encoding tryptophan transporter: MKPSLNVKKLTSISILLALGVVFHFIVPPVFMGVKPDFLLVTMFISLMLTDSYKEAIATCIAYGILSSLTTGFPGGQLPNFIDKLVTGNVIYLIHRYMNCGNIIKPSLIFILGTIISGSTFLFIASILVGIPVSFISLFLAVVVPTSFANFALGLILYKIIIKNTSLFKDVKHLYN, encoded by the coding sequence ATGAAACCATCATTAAATGTAAAAAAATTAACCTCAATTTCTATACTTCTGGCATTAGGAGTTGTATTTCACTTTATAGTTCCTCCTGTATTTATGGGAGTTAAACCGGACTTTTTATTAGTTACAATGTTCATATCCTTGATGCTTACTGATAGCTACAAAGAAGCTATTGCTACTTGTATAGCTTACGGTATTTTATCTTCTTTAACCACAGGTTTTCCTGGTGGTCAGCTTCCAAACTTTATAGATAAATTAGTAACTGGCAACGTGATTTATTTAATTCATAGGTATATGAACTGTGGAAATATTATAAAGCCTTCTCTTATATTTATTTTAGGCACCATAATAAGTGGAAGCACATTTCTTTTCATAGCTTCAATCCTAGTAGGCATTCCTGTATCATTTATATCTTTATTCTTAGCTGTAGTTGTACCAACATCCTTTGCAAATTTTGCCTTAGGCCTTATCTTATATAAGATAATAATTAAAAACACCTCTTTATTTAAGGATGTTAAACACCTTTATAACTAA
- a CDS encoding PH domain-containing protein — protein sequence MADIKPKIAALMECDPSSGIESYEFMLIQGEIIELSYKSVRDRLIVTNKRLIIINIQGLIGKKKEYMVIPYSKISSFSGETAGTFDIDAELKIWCSGLGSIEFEFLRNTDIKPLVRILSEHICR from the coding sequence CTGCTCTAATGGAATGTGACCCTAGTTCCGGTATAGAGTCCTATGAGTTTATGCTTATACAAGGAGAAATTATAGAGCTTTCTTATAAGTCTGTTAGAGATAGACTTATTGTTACGAATAAAAGGTTGATAATTATTAATATACAAGGACTTATTGGCAAAAAGAAAGAGTATATGGTTATACCTTATTCTAAGATATCAAGTTTTTCAGGAGAAACTGCTGGAACTTTTGATATTGATGCTGAGCTTAAAATATGGTGTTCAGGACTAGGATCTATAGAATTTGAATTTTTAAGAAATACAGATATAAAACCGCTTGTTAGAATTTTAAGTGAACATATATGTAGGTAA